The following proteins come from a genomic window of Drosophila sulfurigaster albostrigata strain 15112-1811.04 chromosome X, ASM2355843v2, whole genome shotgun sequence:
- the LOC133849275 gene encoding uncharacterized protein LOC133849275 — MAKWLSESTEMWLINMASVLLFIFDYNLIAQVYLPRDLVSTILVFDSLILMNMIRQKFMQASSNWFAFPICIVLVYLCNQFMFLCIWNPICYFAEYFKEHVLSNMQPMTPLKYGFYSYHLSYIVRSIISLLITIIIFKPQLYKRNSINNKAQADVHPLQ, encoded by the coding sequence ATGGCTAAATGGCTAAGCGAATCAACTGAAATGTGGCTCATCAACATGGCCAGCGTTTTGCTCTTCATCTTCGATTACAATTTGATCGCACAGGTGTATTTACCTCGAGACTTGGTCTCCACGATTCTCGTGTTTGACTCACTCATCTTGATGAATATGATTCGTCAAAAGTTCATGCAAGCATCAAGCAATTGGTTCGCGTTCCCTATCTGCATTGTGTTGGTCTACTTATGCAATCAGTTTATGTTTCTGTGCATTTGGAATCCCATTTGTTACTTCGCGGAATACTTCAAGGAGCACGTATTGTCGAATATGCAACCGATGACGCCGCTTAAATACGGTTTCTATAGCTACCACCTTAGCTATATTGTGCGATCGATCATTAGCTTGTTGATAACCATAATTATCTTCAAGCCGCAACTTTACAAGCGCAATAGTATCAACAACAAGGCTCAAGCAGATGTTCATCCTCTTCAATAg